The Muntiacus reevesi chromosome 10, mMunRee1.1, whole genome shotgun sequence genome has a segment encoding these proteins:
- the OMD gene encoding osteomodulin: protein MGFSSPVCVLFFFLGVKVYCQYESYQWDEDYDQEPDDVYQTEFQFQQNINYEAPFHQHTLGCASECFCPPNFPSSMYCDNRKLKTIPNIPAHIQQVYLQFNEIEAVTTDSFINATHLKEINLSHNKIKSQKIDHGVFAKLSNLLQLHLQHNNLEDFPFPLPKSLERIFLGYNEISRLQTNAMNGLVNLTMLDLCFNQIDDSMLQAKVLAKMEKLMQLNLCNNRLESMPPGLPSSLMYLSLENNSISSIPENYFNELPKLHALRISHNKLQDIPYNIFNLSNLIELNVGHNKLKQAFYIPRNLEHLYLENNEIENINVTVMCPSVDPLHYHHLTYIRVDQNKLKAPISSYIFLCFPHIHTIYYGEQQSTNGQTIQLKTQVFRRFPDDSDSEDHDDHHEGPEEEGTEENIDANYYGSQEWQGTI from the exons ATGGGCTTTTCAAGTCCAGTatgtgttcttttcttctttcttggagTCAAAGTATATTGCCAATATGAAAGTTATCAATGGGATGAAGATTATGACCAAGAACCAGATGATGTCTACCAAACAGAATTCCAATTTCAACAAAATATAAACTATGAAGCTCCATTTCATCAGCATACATTAGGTTGTGCCAGTGAATGCTTCTGTCCACCTAACTTTCCATCATCAATGTACTGTGATAATCGCAAATTAAAGACTATTCCAAATATTCCAGCACACATTCAGCAAGTCTATCTTCAGTTCAATGAAATTGAGGCTGTGACTACAGATTCATTTATCAATGCCACTCATCTTAAAGAAATCAACCTCAGCCACAATAAAATTAAATCTCAAAAGATTGATCATGGTGTGTTTGCTAAATTGTCAAATCTACTACAGCTTCACCTACAGCATAACAATTTAGAAGACTTTCCGTTTCCTCTTCCTAAGTCTTTGGAAAGGATTTTTCTAGGTTACAATGAAATCTCCAGACTGCAGACAAATGCTATGAATGGGCTTGTAAACTTGACCATGCTTGATCTCTGTTTTAATCAAATTGATGATTCTATGTTACAAGCAAAAGTACTTGCCAAAATGGAAAAATTGATGCAGCTCAACCTATGTAATAACAGATTAGAATCAATGCCTCCTGGTTTGCCTTCTTCACTTATGTATCTGTCTTTAGAAAACAATTCAATATCTTCTATACCAGAAAATTACTTCAACGAACTTCCAAAACTTCACGCTCTAAGAATATCACACAACAAGCTACAAGACAttccatataatatttttaatctttccaaCCTTATAGAGCTCAATGTTGGACACAACAAACTGAAGCAAGCATTCTATATTCCAAGGAATTTAGAACACCTATacctagaaaataatgaaattgaaa ataTCAATGTCACAGTGATGTGTCCATCAGTTGATCCACTACATTACCACCATTTAACATACATTCGCGTGGATCAAAATAAGCTGAAAGCGCCAATAAGCTCATACATTTTCCTCTGCTTCCCTCATATACACACTATTTATTATGGTGAACAACAAAGCACTAATGGTCAAACGATACAACTGAAGACCCAAGTTTTCAGGAGATTTCCAGATGATAGTGATAGTGAAGATCATGATGATCATCATGAAGGCCCAGAAGaagaaggaacagaagaaaacatTGATGCTAACTATTATGGAAGTCAAGAATGGCAAGGAACTATATAG